Part of the Arthrobacter sp. MMS18-M83 genome is shown below.
AACGGTGGCCTGATGAACAAATTCGTCGAGAACACCAGCATGGATACCTGCTCGGGCGGCCAGTTCGGCCGGCCTGGACTCACCATGGACTACTACGACGGCAACACGGTCACCGGGATCTGGAACTACGCGCAGAACTTCGCCATGAGCGACTCCCACTTCAGCACCGTCTTCGGCCCGTCCACACCCGGCGCACTCAACCTGGTGTCCGGCCAGACCCACGGCGTCACGGAGTTCACTGCCACCGGCCAGCCAGTCAAGCCCGCAAGCAGCGACTACACGGTCAAGTTCCCTGACGCCAACGGCGTGGGCACCATGACGGAAGACCCGGATCCGGTCTACGACGACTGCTCCAACAAGAGCCATGCGACCACGCACAACCTCGCCGCCATGCAGGGCAAGAACATCGGCGACCTACTCAATGACAAGGGAGTCAGCTGGGGCTGGTTCCAGGGCGGTTTTGCTCCCACGACGGCGGCAACGGACGCTACTCCGGCAGCTTGCATGACCACCCACACCAACATTGCAGGCGCCAAGGTGACGGACTACAACCCGCACCACCAGCCGTTCCAGTACTACAAGTCAACGTCCATCCCGCACCACCTTGCCCCCGCCAGCGTGGATGAGATCGGGCGCAACGGACAGGCGAACCACCAGTACGACACCACGGACTTCGCCAAGGTAGTCAATTCCGACAACATGCCCGCCGTGTCCTTCCTGAAGGCGGGAAACTACCAGGACGGCCACGCAGGCTACTCCGATCCCCTGGACGAGCAGAAGTTCATCACGCAGCAGGTCAACGCCATCCAGAACTCGAAGAACTGGGAAAACACCGCCGTCATCCTTGCTTACGATGACTCGGACGGTTGGTATGACCACGTTGCCGCTGCTGTG
Proteins encoded:
- a CDS encoding phospholipase C, with product MNFRNRRLLSTAGVSALAASTIAAGMIGFGMTPASASDDHNGTATPIKHVVVIFGENVSFDHYFATYPQAANTAGETQQGSGAAAPTFTGAKSTPKNIATLAHDKLLAPNNPNSAQPERLTPAQAVTCDQDHEYTAEQKAYNGGLMNKFVENTSMDTCSGGQFGRPGLTMDYYDGNTVTGIWNYAQNFAMSDSHFSTVFGPSTPGALNLVSGQTHGVTEFTATGQPVKPASSDYTVKFPDANGVGTMTEDPDPVYDDCSNKSHATTHNLAAMQGKNIGDLLNDKGVSWGWFQGGFAPTTAATDATPAACMTTHTNIAGAKVTDYNPHHQPFQYYKSTSIPHHLAPASVDEIGRNGQANHQYDTTDFAKVVNSDNMPAVSFLKAGNYQDGHAGYSDPLDEQKFITQQVNAIQNSKNWENTAVILAYDDSDGWYDHVAAAVKNSSNTTDDAAWCLNAYNKGVPMARGYADRCGPGPRQPLVVVSPFAKKNFVDHTQTDQASILRFIEDNWHTGQIGDSSADAKAGSINAMFNFENGRDIKLILNESNGTVVSRTKENDDQNDNKQ